A genomic region of Zea mays cultivar B73 chromosome 6, Zm-B73-REFERENCE-NAM-5.0, whole genome shotgun sequence contains the following coding sequences:
- the LOC100286266 gene encoding Protein RADIALIS-like 1, translating into MSASRSSSPNSISQWSQKENKMFEEALAYYGEGTSNRWDKVSRAMGGIKSAEEVRCHYEDLDYDVKMIESGHVPYPKYKTHGFWT; encoded by the coding sequence ATGTCCGCCTCACGCagctcctctcccaactccatctcACAGTGGAGCCAGAAAGAGAACAAGATGTTTGAAGAGGCACTCGCATACTACGGCGAGGGCACATCCAACCGGTGGGACAAGGTGTCCAGAGCCATGGGAGGCATCAAGTCTGCTGAGGAGGTGCGCTGCCACTATGAAGATCTTGACTATGACGTCAAGATGATTGAATCAGGCCACGTGCCGTACCCCAAGTACAAGACACATGGATTCTGGACCTGA
- the LOC100285587 gene encoding DNA-3-methyladenine glycosylase 1, giving the protein MGRPARSRSPATEPPPAVTGLRSSKISFRSRKIVKTASAKPLATTALALAPQAPPPPVLPALSSPGELAAALRHLQAADPLLTAVIANTEAPTFTATPSLPAFHSLARSILYQQLATSAADAIYARFLALLPSASAAAAAVAADAVTPAAVLALAAADLRTIGVSGRKASYLHDLAARFAAGELSDSAVAAMDEAALLAELTKVRGVGEWTVHMFMIFSLHRPDILPCGDLGVRKGVQELYKLKSLPNPEEMAALCERWRPYRSVGAWYMWRLMESKGAASKKKNKGNASS; this is encoded by the coding sequence ATGGGGCGACCGGCGCGCTCCCGTTCTCCAGCCACAGAGCCGCCTCCGGCGGTCACCGGCCTTCGCTCCTCCAAGATCTCCTTTCGCTCCCGTAAGATCGTCAAGACAGCATCCGCGAAACCTTTGGCCACGACCGCCCTGGCACTAGCGCCGCAGGCGCCTCCGCCTCCAGTGCTTCCTGCGCTGTCGTCCCCCGGAGAGCTTGCGGCCGCGCTGCGCCACCTCCAAGCCGCGGACCCTCTCCTCACCGCGGTCATTGCCAACACTGAGGCGCCCACCTTCACCGCCACACCCTCCCTCCCCGCGTTCCACTCCCTCGCGCGCTCCATCCTATACCAGCAGCTCGCGACCTCCGCTGCGGACGCCATCTACGCACGCTTCCTTGCGCTCCTCCCCTCTGCTTCGGCGGCGGCCGCAGCCGTAGCCGCTGACGCGGTCACACCTGCCGCCGTCCTTGCCCTCGCCGCCGCTGACCTGCGTACCATCGGCGTATCCGGCCGCAAGGCATCCTACCTCCACGACCTCGCGGCCAGATTCGCAGCCGGGGAGCTCTCTGACTCCGCAGTCGCCGCGATGGATGAGGCTGCGCTCCTCGCGGAGCTCACCAAGGTCAGAGGCGTCGGCGAGTGGACTGTCCACATGTTCATGATCTTCTCGCTGCACCGCCCCGACATTCTGCCGTGTGGCGACCTCGGTGTGCGCAAGGGCGTGCAGGAGCTGTACAAGCTCAAGTCGCTGCCCAATCCGGAGGAGATGGCAGCATTGTGCGAGCGGTGGAGGCCATACCGGTCAGTCGGCGCGTGGTACATGTGGCGCCTCATGGAGAGCAAGGGCGCTGCGTCCAAGAAGAAGAATAAGGGTAATGCGAGCTCTTAG